In Halalkalicoccus sp. CG83, a single genomic region encodes these proteins:
- a CDS encoding alcohol dehydrogenase catalytic domain-containing protein, with the protein MRATTLTDVGSIEVQERDQPIADDDELLVQVGACGVCMTDYHMFHGSFAAETPLVLGHESAGTVAEVGTDVTEYEPGDRVAINPTIPCNACTYCKRGETHLCEHNTSIGGAADRVIDGAFAEYVRVPQTNVEEIGAMPFERAALAEPLACGLHGVSQVDCKPGDSVAIIGAGPIGLLLLQAFRNVGAAPIVVSEIDEKRRELAADFGADAVVNPEADDDPVAAIQAAAGGPVDIGVEAIGLIPTIEQANAVTGKGGSTLLFGVPDQEAKMEISPFDVFFDEVGYRGSYSLTTEDFERAVTLLQYGRIEADALVTDRIGLEELPTAFEHMENAVGLKHVVIPDME; encoded by the coding sequence ATGCGCGCGACGACCCTGACTGACGTTGGATCGATCGAGGTACAGGAACGTGACCAACCAATAGCGGACGACGATGAGTTACTGGTCCAGGTCGGCGCTTGCGGCGTCTGTATGACCGATTACCACATGTTCCACGGTTCGTTCGCCGCGGAGACACCCCTGGTCTTGGGCCATGAGAGCGCCGGGACCGTCGCCGAAGTCGGTACGGACGTCACGGAATACGAGCCCGGTGACCGGGTCGCGATCAACCCGACCATCCCGTGTAATGCCTGTACGTACTGCAAGCGCGGCGAGACCCACCTCTGTGAACACAACACGAGCATCGGCGGAGCGGCCGATAGAGTCATTGACGGGGCGTTTGCCGAGTACGTCCGGGTTCCCCAGACGAACGTCGAAGAGATCGGTGCGATGCCGTTCGAGCGGGCCGCATTGGCCGAACCACTGGCTTGCGGTCTTCACGGCGTCAGTCAGGTCGACTGCAAACCGGGAGACAGCGTCGCCATTATCGGGGCAGGCCCGATCGGACTGCTTCTGCTCCAGGCATTTCGCAACGTCGGCGCCGCTCCGATCGTCGTCTCGGAAATCGACGAGAAACGACGGGAACTCGCCGCTGATTTCGGCGCAGACGCCGTCGTCAACCCCGAGGCCGACGACGATCCAGTTGCAGCTATTCAGGCCGCCGCGGGCGGGCCAGTCGACATCGGCGTTGAGGCCATCGGGCTCATTCCGACTATCGAACAGGCCAACGCAGTGACGGGGAAAGGCGGTTCGACGCTGCTCTTCGGCGTCCCGGACCAGGAGGCGAAGATGGAGATCAGCCCCTTCGACGTCTTCTTCGACGAAGTGGGCTATCGCGGCTCGTACTCGCTGACGACCGAGGACTTCGAGCGGGCCGTTACCCTGCTCCAGTACGGACGAATCGAGGCAGACGCGCTCGTGACCGACCGGATCGGCCTCGAAGAGCTGCCGACAGCGTTCGAGCATATGGAGAATGCCGTCGGCCTAAAGCACGTCGTCATCCCCGATATGGAGTGA
- a CDS encoding IclR family transcriptional regulator → MSETPPYAVEATGTSLAILEALVQTPGPMGVTALSEHVGVAKSVVHNHLSTLRAHEYVIKHEGQYEPSLGLLSLGERVRSNLPIYRSGKEAVDNLAAATGEATTLFMREEGYAVPVYIAEGNADWTPPFHAGDRIPLHVNASGKCLMASLPNDEMETLLEKNNRTAFTDATITNSAELSTELRRVRDDGVAFCRGEHYEGIVGVAAPIPLTDDHRPTALEVSGPVDRLNGRYLEEDITGQVLSTTKSIQVALTED, encoded by the coding sequence ATGAGTGAAACACCACCGTACGCGGTCGAGGCAACGGGGACGTCATTGGCGATACTCGAAGCTCTTGTCCAGACGCCGGGACCAATGGGGGTTACGGCTCTCTCCGAACACGTCGGTGTCGCCAAAAGCGTTGTTCACAACCACCTTTCAACGCTTCGCGCGCACGAATACGTGATCAAACACGAGGGACAGTACGAACCGTCACTAGGGCTCCTATCTCTTGGAGAGCGAGTACGTAGCAACCTCCCGATCTACCGAAGCGGGAAAGAAGCGGTCGACAATCTGGCGGCCGCGACCGGTGAGGCCACGACGCTGTTCATGAGAGAAGAAGGCTACGCTGTACCGGTATACATTGCCGAGGGTAACGCGGACTGGACACCGCCCTTCCATGCCGGTGACCGGATCCCCCTTCACGTCAACGCTTCGGGCAAGTGTCTCATGGCGTCCCTTCCCAACGACGAAATGGAGACACTCTTAGAGAAGAACAACCGTACAGCGTTCACCGATGCTACGATCACTAATTCCGCAGAACTCTCAACGGAACTCCGCCGAGTCCGCGATGACGGTGTCGCGTTCTGTAGAGGTGAACACTATGAGGGGATCGTCGGTGTCGCAGCCCCGATTCCATTGACAGATGATCATCGACCCACGGCACTCGAGGTTTCCGGCCCGGTAGATCGACTGAACGGGAGATATCTCGAGGAGGACATCACGGGACAGGTGTTGAGCACGACGAAATCTATTCAGGTCGCACTCACCGAGGACTGA